The Monomorium pharaonis isolate MP-MQ-018 chromosome 5, ASM1337386v2, whole genome shotgun sequence genome includes a window with the following:
- the LOC105837317 gene encoding F-box only protein 9 — MNHSNESSSDTDEGDEGDQEASSLQEGTNIEDTLTSFREQWQRELTISPKRDASKTHSPNQPNTEVANDEASIESKAKNLFLKGIEHEQSRKFYEAIQFYKRAVQLVPDIEVRLYESTKVKARDRFDADDCFDTLDNDFSTTNDSENHNEIEEEETDLFLKLSRIVNRNQCVCFQKFEQSTTHISALPMEIILYILRWVVSSELDFRSLEMFSRVCRGFYISARDTEIWRLACVRVWGVNCGTCEPKYKSWRDMYLQRPRLRYNGCYINKTSYIRDGENNFQDSFYRAWHLVEYFRYLRFFPEGKVLMLTSTDEAQSCVNSLRNRIPRNPSVLVGHFRLHDNYVTLVLKRQENKGINFYRRKKREPVHDSGEQTFHIEFEIQNHHRRLNSQLKWISYSIFTKYKNGQEAKICLKEPSVREFRASPIGGRYPPLKFSRVKSYTQESEVPL; from the exons ATG AATCACAGCAATGAATCCAGTAGTGATACGGATGAAGGCGATGAAGGTGATCAGGAGGCATCTTCCTTGCAAGAAGGAACAAACATTGAGGATACCTTAACATCTTTCAGGGAACAATGGCAACGCGAGTTGACAATATCACCTAAGCGTGATGCATCAAAGACGCATTCACCAAATCAGCCTAATACTGAGGTTGCAAACGATGAAGCCTCTATAGAGAGCAAG GcaaagaatttatttcttaaggGCATTGAGCATGAACAAAgcagaaaattttacgaagcaattcaattttataagcGTGCGGTACAATTAGTTCCTGACATTGAAGTTCGCTTGTATGAATCGACAAAAGTAAAAGCAAGAGATAGATTTGATGCTGATGATTGCTTTGATACGTTAGATAATGATTTTTCAACTACCAACGACAGCGAAAATCATAATGAGATTGAGGAAGAAGAAACGGATTTATTTTTGAAGTTGTCTAGAATTGTAAACCGCAATCAATGTGtatgtttccaaaaatttgaacaaaGT aCAACACATATCTCTGCGTTACCTATGGAGATAATACTTTACATTCTAAGATGGGTTGTGTCCTCAGAGCTGGATTTTCGTTCGTTAGAAATGTTCTCAAGAGTATGTCGCGGATTTTACATATCTGCTCGAGACACTGAGATCTGGCGACTAGCATGCGTTAg GGTATGGGGTGTAAATTGTGGTACTTGCGAGCCAAAATACAAGTCGTGGAGGGATATGTACTTGCAACGGCCTAGATTAAGATACAACGGatgttacattaataaaacaagtTACATACGCGatggagaaaataattttcaagacAGTTTTTACAGAGCATGGCATCTCGTTGAATATTTCCGGTACCTGAG attttttccCGAAGGAAAAGTTTTAATGTTGACATCGACTGATGAAGCTCAAAGCTGTGTAAATTCCTTACGAAATCGCATACCACGCAATCCATCAGTTCTCGTTGGTCATTTTCGATTGCACGATAATTATGTTACACTTGTGTTGAAGAGACAAGAAAATAAGGGAATCAATTTCTATagaaggaagaaaagagaaCCAGTGCATGACAGTGGTGAACAGACGTTTCATATT GAATTTGAGATACAAAATCATCATAGAAGATTAAATTCGCAATTAAAGTGGATTAGCTACAGTATTTTCACGAAATATAAAAACGGACAAGAAGCGAAAATTTGCCTAAAGGAACCATCCGTAAGAGAATTCAGGGCGTCACCAATCGGCGGCAGATACCCACCTCTTAAATTCAGCAGGGTAAAGAGTTACACTCAGGAGAGCGAAGTCCcgttataa